The following proteins are co-located in the Echinicola sp. 20G genome:
- the dapB gene encoding 4-hydroxy-tetrahydrodipicolinate reductase, translating into MNILILGYGKMGKIISEIAQERGHTIAGKIDESNINLLDELDTNKIDVAIEFSQPDAAVKNLSWAIKNQIPVVCGTTGWLDKKPEIERLTLSNGSALFYASNYSIGVNIFFKVSRFLAKMMNDQPDYAVKMEEIHHTEKKDAPSGTAITLAEDIIDRVNRVKRWNLDTDTDGNEHSLPITAKRIDPAPGTHIVTYHSEIDDIEIKHTAHSRKGFALGAVLVAEWIKDKKGVLSMDDFLSF; encoded by the coding sequence ATGAATATATTGATTTTAGGGTATGGCAAAATGGGCAAGATCATTTCTGAAATTGCTCAAGAAAGAGGCCATACCATTGCTGGGAAAATTGATGAATCCAACATCAACCTTTTAGATGAACTGGACACAAATAAAATCGACGTGGCCATTGAATTCAGTCAACCTGACGCTGCTGTAAAAAACCTTAGCTGGGCTATTAAAAATCAAATACCTGTTGTCTGTGGCACCACTGGATGGTTGGACAAAAAACCTGAAATCGAACGCTTGACCTTATCCAATGGCAGCGCTTTATTCTATGCTTCCAATTACAGTATTGGGGTAAATATATTTTTCAAGGTTAGCCGATTCCTGGCCAAGATGATGAATGACCAGCCTGACTATGCCGTGAAAATGGAAGAGATTCATCATACAGAGAAAAAAGATGCTCCCAGCGGTACAGCCATCACCTTAGCAGAAGATATTATCGATCGGGTAAACCGAGTAAAACGTTGGAATCTGGACACAGATACGGACGGAAATGAACACTCCTTACCCATTACAGCAAAAAGAATTGACCCGGCTCCCGGCACTCATATTGTCACATATCATTCAGAAATCGATGATATTGAGATCAAACATACTGCCCACAGCAGGAAGGGTTTTGCACTTGGCGCAGTTTTAGTAGCCGAATGGATCAAGGATAAGAAAGGGGTCTTGTCGATGGATGACTTCCTTAGCTTTTAA